In the genome of Massilia sp. UMI-21, the window TTTGGTAGATTGGAAACGTTACCATCGGCTTTGCCCGACTATAGCATCGGCTGAAATCAGGGTCAAACAATATTGCAGTCAGGATTTTGGCACAGTTTCCGTGTTGCACAGCTCAGTTTCGATGGGACCAAGGGCCATGCTGGCGCAGCCATGCTTGCCGGACGGCTGGTTTTTCCTGCCGCATTTTTATACTCAGCTGCAAGGTGTTAGCACAAGGAATGTGCGTGCGGATCGGACGCTGTCTGCGCCTGCGCAACTGCTGAGTATCCTGCCTTCCTATGATGGGACTGGAGAGCCGGTGAGCAGACGCGGCGCCGGCATCCGCCAGCACTCGTTGGGAGGAAATCATGTCCGACGTAAAACGCAGGGCTTCACCGGATGCGGCACCCCAGCCGTCATCGCGCAGCGCAGCGCTCCTGGCAATCAACCAGCAACATCTTCTGCATCCGAATGTCGCCGCCTTCCTGAAGGCGATCGCCAGCGCCGAGGGCGGTGGCTATGATTTCAAGTATGGCGCGCTGAAGGGCAGGGCGAATGACCGCTGGCGGTTTAGCGATATGTCGACCCACCCGGGCCCGGGCATCGACGGCAAGACGACCGCGGCCGGCATGTACCAGATTACCCGGCCGACCTGGGAGCACCACGGCGGCAAGCTGGGCTTGCGGGATTTTTCGCCGCGCACACAGGACCTGATCGCGGTCGAAATCCTGCGCAGCCTGGGTGTGATCGAACTGATCAAAGAGGGCAGGATCGTGGAAGTCATGCCGAAGGCGGCAAGAATCTGGGCCGCGTTGCCGAAGGGACCAGGACAAGCGAATCACTATCCGCCACAGCGATACATGCAGTTCGAAAATTTTCTTTCAGCCTTCGTGGGAGCTGGAGGCCAGGTTCGATAGAGAAACCAAGGCCCGGTCGGGTGACCGGGCACATGACTGCAATGGGGTCTTATTTCACGGTGGCTTTTTTCTCTTTCGCCTTGACCGTCTTGGGCTTGCCATTATCGCCAAGCAGTTTGGCGAGTTCGTCCCAGGTATAGGTTTTGCAGTTGATTTTGTTCTTGCTGGGCCACCACTCGAGCGAGCCTTTGCTGAAGACGAGCTTCCCGATGCGCTTGTTGTCGGTATCGGAAACGATGATCGAGCTGTCGATGCTGCCGATTTCGACTTCGTGACCAAGCTCTAATTTGAGATTTGCCATCTTGACCCTCTTTGTCGGTGTTAAAGAGTCAGATAATGCCAGTCTGCAATACATCGATCTTGCTGTTAAACAAACTTTGCATAACGATGGACTTTGCCGCACACAAACAAAAGGGCCACGCATACGCGTGGCCCTTCTATTCTGAACTGGTGCCGACTGCAGGACTCGAACCCGCCACCTGATGATTACAAATTCTTCTGTTAAGATCACTTCAGGTAACAATAGACAACAGATTCAAGCACTTAGAGAAGCGGATCTAACTGTACCCCTACAACATCTAACTTTAACGTTGACACTTCGTTGACGTTTCCAGGCGCTCACGCCGCTTTGGCTGGGCGACTCAAGTCCACCACACTCGGCAAGACATTCTCCCAACGGGCTTTAATGCCTTCTAAGCAATCCGCCCAGCGCTCATTAACTAACTCTAATATACGCTGTCTGTCCAACAATAGGCAGCCGGACGAGCGATACCCCGCCACCCAGTCTCCAGTCGAGTCCCGATAGCTAATCGGTATGAACATTAAGTTATCAGGCTGATTAAGTAGAGTGAAGAGCCCTTGGAACTTGATCGGATGCGCTTCTAGCGTTTTCGTGGGCCATTCGTTCTCTTGAGCTCCGCATTGACCAAATATGGAATACGCACCACAAGCAAAGTCCACAAATTTTCTTGAGCTAACCAAGTCTAGCCCCATATCTCCTGAGGTTGGAATCTTAGCGATCTCAGCTTCATTGATGTAATGGGCGCCAATTTCTTTGGCCAGCACTTTGATTGCATTTCTTAGATTAGTTCCATAATGCATTCGACGGTCGTCAGAATTAGCATCAAACACGCGAACCGTCGCGCCAGGAGGTGCTAACGCCTTCAGCGCTTCCTTGCAAAAAGAAGTGAATTCTTTTGCCGCTTTCTGCGGAAATCCCTTAATTCTAAATGAGCGCAATCTAGAGCAAATTAGAAGGAGGAAATAGGCGCATTGTTTTTCTGTTCTAGCGCCCGCCTTCCACACCAGTTGATTTCCAATGACTCTAAATGGATAGAAATCATCAAAAGCGGCCTCGCGATACTCTAGAAGCTGCCAACAGTCCTCAATGCAACGATCGACCTCCTCAATCTTGTCGATTGCATGTTCGTCGTCATCGTCGTCGTCAGAAGCATCCTCTGAATCACTTGCAGCTGGCATCTCCTTAGATAAAAGTTCCAATTTAGCCTGGGACAGCTCATCAAGATTATCATAGCCAACGAGCAAAAGTAGCTCGGCCAAATCAGCCAACAAGTGCGGTCGAGATTTATGCAATACGCCAATTTCAAAACTCATCAGCGTCCCCGGCCTTCTTGTTTCTGAGGGATGTACCGATCTGCTTAATGAGGTTGTTGGATGCGCGGACAACACTCATCGCTTCCTCATCATAGTCAACATTCGCGACCAAAGAAGCGGCTTCTTCTAAAATCGACTGAGCTTCGTAGATCAAACCAACAAAATCGTTGTTGATACCGCTAGTAAGCCGGTAGGCGTATGACAGTGAGCTCTTGCTGCGCAGTGCAGCGAGGGCCTTGGGAGCAGCAACAATAGCCCCGAGAGTACGAAGATTTCGCGACTCACCAACAACAGTCTTACCGTTCTTCTTTTCGAATAACCAGCGAGCCAAGTCTTCGACAGCTGCTGTTTTCAAAACGCTGGGCTTGACTATGGGATTTGTAGGTTCCGTCTCTAAGTCTTCGCTAGCCTTGCTGATGCGCTTTGCTGCTCCTACAAATTCTCCGATTCGCTCATCAGCGAGCGCCGTAGACAGCAAGGAGAACTTGATAGATTCTTCGCCAAGTCCTTCAATACCAAAGAATTCTCTCTTTTCGATCAAGTCGTAGACAGCAAGAGCGTCTAGGCTTCGCTTAATATGATCCCGTCGACTACCGAT includes:
- a CDS encoding glycoside hydrolase family 104 protein, with protein sequence MAINQQHLLHPNVAAFLKAIASAEGGGYDFKYGALKGRANDRWRFSDMSTHPGPGIDGKTTAAGMYQITRPTWEHHGGKLGLRDFSPRTQDLIAVEILRSLGVIELIKEGRIVEVMPKAARIWAALPKGPGQANHYPPQRYMQFENFLSAFVGAGGQVR
- a CDS encoding ParB N-terminal domain-containing protein — its product is MSSVIDTVNYKKLHLDIDNPRLPVNVPRTAKAMLTWIAKSTAIEDLMNAIGTNGFFPGEPLVVYPHPKKKGEYIVIEGNRRLTAVKLLHNPYDCEKPSSQMLAISESAAYFPDEIPIVVRDTRAEVLPYLGYRHITGIKEWDPLAKARYLKQLFEDTSKRLSPDQRYAKVASTIGSRRDHIKRSLDALAVYDLIEKREFFGIEGLGEESIKFSLLSTALADERIGEFVGAAKRISKASEDLETEPTNPIVKPSVLKTAAVEDLARWLFEKKNGKTVVGESRNLRTLGAIVAAPKALAALRSKSSLSYAYRLTSGINNDFVGLIYEAQSILEEAASLVANVDYDEEAMSVVRASNNLIKQIGTSLRNKKAGDADEF